Genomic DNA from Brassica rapa cultivar Chiifu-401-42 chromosome A04, CAAS_Brap_v3.01, whole genome shotgun sequence:
tagataattgattaaaaattaacaatagtaagaattatccaaaatctgaaaatatagttatgtatatattgtattgttatctgaaaaagtcttttactaaaaagttaaaaacatgaactATATAACTaaactatactattatttgcgaagtaaatttttggaattgagctctcacattaaaagttagagtggttaataacgtttatacctttaatgaataaaatgtataactaaagtaaaagataaaaacgaaattttaatttatttgattagataactgattaaaaattaataatagtaagaattatctaaaatttgaaaatataattctgtatatattgtatttttatctgaaaaagttaaaaacatgaattatataactaaatattaatcaaagtataactaaattaaaaaataaacacgaaattttaatttatttgattagataattgattaaaattaatcatagtaagaattatctaaaatctgaaaatataatttagaaaagagataatttttgtatatattgtattgttatatgaaagtcttttagtaaaatgttaaaaaaaaaacagtaaatttttggaatcgagctctcacgttaaaagttagagtggttaataatgtttatacccttaatgaataaaatgtataactaaatttttttttgacatcaatataactaaattgaaaataaaaacaaaattttaatttatttgattagataattgattaaaattaaagtaaatttttggaatcgagctctcacgttaaaagttagagtggttaataacgtttatacccttaatgaataaaatgcataactaaattaaaaaataaaaacaaaattttaatttatttgattagataattaactaaaattaataatagtaagaattatccaaaatctgaaaatataatttaaaaagagacaatttatgtatatattgtagtgttatctgaaattttttttagtaaaaagttaaaaaaagatgaattatataactaactattattcaaataaaatgtataactaaattaaaaaataaaaatgaaattttaatttattttattagataattgattaaaattaataatagtgaaaattatccaaaatctgaaaatataatttaaaaagatataatttatgtatatattgtattgttatctgaaaaagtcttttagtaaaaagttaaaaacatgaattatataactaaatattaatcaaataaaatgtataactaaattaaaaaatagaaatgaaattttaatttattttattagatatttgattaaaattaataatagtaagaattatccaaaatctgaaaatataatttaaaaaatatataatttatgtatatattgtattgttatctgaaaaagtcttttagtaaaaagttaaaaacatgaattatataactaaatattaatcaaataaaattcttaattatataattaaaaataggatattgaattatccaaaatctgaaaatataattaaaaaagataatttctatatatatattgtattgttatcttaaaaagtattttagtaaaaagttaaaacataaattacataattatatattaatcaaacaatgttttttaattatataattaaaatataatattaagttattttaaaatttattttagtacaatgaatatagtgtacaaagaactattcaaaaattatgaaaatgtttaagcccgcatcgcgggcaaaacacctagttaaaTCATATGTTACAATATCAATTACATAAACtcatacattgaaaattttacatttaacctatatatatatatagctatcCGTGCGTGAGCGGATATCCGGTTCTTAAAATCTGtgtatttatgatttatttttttaataggtaTTGATTTTTTGTATTCGTTTTGCTTCGAAACTTTACGAATATCCGGATTTTCAGATCAAATGGAAACAAATAACAGATTGAATCCGATTTAACTCATAAAATGTGGACCCTTTTGGCTTTATCTTTTGGATTTTTCAGATGTAATTTGCTCTTTTAATGTAATTGATACGCGATACAGATGATTCTAGGCGGACGCCTCATTTTGATCCTACTAATGTTAGGGACCGTAAATGACAATGTAATGTTTGTTTTGTTGTCGGCCTTTGGATGTTTTCGCCAACGAATgattaatataaaaaagaatattctttAAATGGAGTATTTTATATATGCATCATTACTCATCAGTGTTGGCAAAACAAAACTTTCTTATTTTGCTAATTAGTGACTAACCAAAATAAATGCTtcgtatttttcaaattaatcgtagttgtaaaatattttttttataaaataactattgttttatgatttaatacagtttttagattattttatcTCTTTCAcatgtaaataaattaataaaaataataaaagttattgataaataataaatgtaaaagtgaacatttaactatttaattaaatttgtgaAAGTCTTTTGAAAGaatgaataaatattaaatttgcaTAAAAGATACAATTATGGTTGTAAGGATTATTTGGTTTTGAGTAAAAGCATAAAAGAtagttttttagttaaaaaaaactatgtaagGAATTGAACAAGGAACTTTATTTTGAGAATGAaaacttcaaattatttttaaatcgttttatatttttttatcttaatatttaattttcataataaTTCATTATAAGcactaataaataataaaaacacaataaaattttacataatatttatatttatatataaatattttggtgtaagaaaatttgtttttttaagtaCTACATCAATTAGAAAAGAGTATGGAATGgttgaattatatatattatttttatttttaaataatttaattaaaattttaacatattttatgtactttatatatacataatgatatatatgtaaaaatatagagaatttgtactccctacacaccaaATATCCTCTATTTGCACTCTATACACTATATCCCTCCAATTTTCTTCCCCacatcattattatttttctctcaTTCTATGGTATCTCACCCTTTTTAGTATATTCAGCAAATTAgctcaaaaatatatttgaatatttggtcgaaatattttatgaagataaaataatactaatattattatatataagttaCATAATTAGAAAAAAACTGAAATGGAAAATAAATAGTGTTTTGAGAACTTgaatatttatactattaagattttcaaaatttgaggATTTGAATCTgttacaaaagtaaaaaaaaaaatctcaaaatttgAGAATTTGAAAGCCTGCCAAAGATGCATTTGAAATTGAAACTTAAGTTATAATTATTTCAACGCGACACTGACCTCTAAACTAGAATGCACATATATAATAACGTATCAAAACCAACAAAGGTAAACGTGAAGTGTGAACACAAGAGTCTCTCCATCTTATTTCTTTACTGAAAAATAAGCACAAGGAATCTGAACAACTTTGGcaaaaggcaaaaaaaaaagttgaaataaCCAGCCTAAAAACCACTAATCAAAGTCTAAAGATTGTATCTATCTCATCATTTACTACACGTACACAAATACAAAATACATACACTACCTATACATAGACCTCTCTGGAGTCTTAGCTATTAAGAATACAATTATTAATGTTACCTGCTATACTCCATCTCCCTTCTTGTTATCATTTCATTATTTGGTTCCCATGCAAGAAAAGGATAAATTTCCAATTGCAAGAGTGGTAAGCTTGAGCCTACTGTAAGTTAGTATTATATGTTATAGATCAAATTAAATTGCAATCAGAttatttgaattatattttagaaatctATCCGAAATCTGAGATTGATGGGTCAAAGAGACCTCTAGTAAATAGTAACTAAGACCATTTAGTCATAGTTAActatatttaaaagaaatattttaagataacagAGGGATATGAAGATACCAGAATAAACAGCTTATATTCTTGCAAGTTAAAGGGTACCCACAAAACGAATGCTACCAATCAAATATTGTAGAATTCCAGCATATAGGTGATGATTGGCAATTGCTTTAgaaatgttataaaaatatttctatagcTAATTTTTTTACACACATATTTTCTATCatgttttagaaatattttctaaaaatttacaaaattttcttttcttcttggcTTTAGAAAGCAAAATACATAGACACACTAATGTCttgactttaaaaaaattacaagcaAGTAACTAAATCTTTTAAACTTACAACCAAATTCTACAACAAAAATTAATACAGCTAcaacaaatatttatacaacAATAACAAAATTATCTAGAGTATAATTTTACAACAACATATATAAAGCTATAACGTATTATGACTAAGGGTTtgactggttcaaccgcagcggttgcggttgcggttgcgggagtttgcgaatgcggatggttgcggtttctagcggttttaagagatttgtacgactggttctgcggttagaaattggtgcgtttgcgggatacttatgactggttaactaccaaatgcagcagcggttaaataataaattaacaatatttacattttatacaattataaaatatcaaaaataataatattataataaatataaaaattatatttagaaagttatagtttaatatttttaaaaatatagaaaatatttttattttaaagttttataatattaattaaaatataatagatatattttagcatttttataattccaatttaattttttattgaatatttttatttttgtatttatattattttagaaaaaaaaagaattttttttatcctcccgcaaccgcccgcaaccgcaaacgctagctggaaccagcttttgaatttatgaggttcagagcgatttggagcggtttgaagcggtttggagcgatttgagtgattgttgcaaaacgccaacaaccgctaccaaccgcaaaaactgcgtttgcgggtggtagcgggaaaaccagtcataccctaagTCCATGtttactctgtttttttaaCAGAAGGCGTTCTAAAATTATGCATGatgctaacaaaaaaaaagaatcatgcACATagatcaaaaaatatttatatttatatataaaaaatcattaattatttatctatctattattcaaccaataataaaatataatgtacaataatattagttatataacattaactattaataattttatatagaaaCTTGGAAATGTTaactattttagaataaaaaggTTTCTTTAAttcgaaatatataaaaaaggagaaaatagtaaagaaaatactaaattagagaaatatatgtcAATGtcatagaagaagaaaacaaaattaattccCAGAAACAAAGGGCAAAAAGCAGAAATAAAAAGCCAAAAAAGTATAAACTTTTTGAACATTCATAAAGCTGAAAACGACAGTATTGTTCTTGGTTAAAAACAGTGTTTTTTTGCATAAAGCAAACACTCATAATTGCTTCAACATgagaaattaattaaatcaaccTTTTTAGCATGCTCATCTTATACACACAATCACGTATCATTAACGTCTTAGATATATATCTCAGtttgttgctcaaaaaaaaaaatatctcagTTTGACCCGGAATTAGTAGCTTTAACTATTGTAGTGTCAGTGAATATGATTCCTCTTCTCTTTAAAAGTAACTAAAACTTCGTCTATGCGTCCGTGCgggtatttatttttactttttatatacatcaatattattaaagcatttattggtttatattttaaatatttatcatattttatttttttataaacacaACAATCAAATAGTTTACGTGCTGTAAAAAAATAGTAACCCATGTCTGATACTAAACTTTCGAGAAATATTGATCTATTGATATGTTTGAGTAATATTTCTTTTAACATGAAATTGTTTTTCAaatgtaataataatttaaatattttgatcaGATATGATGCATATTGTGAGATTTAAATAcgttagaaaataatatttggtTATAAACATTAAACAGTGTTTTATAAGTAATTcaaagatatttaaattttaatgtttttttgaaaataattaatagtaaCCAAAATGGTTAAACAtatgttttagaaatttttgaaatatatataatcttagGCAAGATTtaactatattaaaaataatattcagttACAAATATTTCATATTGTTCTATAAGTAGTttaaagatatttaaatcttagcatatatagattttattgttcaaaataattaatggtaagttaaacatatattttaggaATATTCATCATATTGtttaatatcaaatttaaacttgaattttgttcaaaaataattaatggtaACATTATCCAAGTTTAATACTGTTAAAATCGATTTTACAGTTGAATATTCCCAAAAATTAGCTAATTTGttttaagaaatatattaaatacgAAAATTAAGGTAAATTTTGATTAGGAAATGGTTTAATAAATAGGAAAAGACAATGATTACTTAAAGGTATGTTCATTTAATTACTTCAGTTGCATACTGTTGTAAGTAAATAGAAAAACTTAGggatattttataattgtactccttttttaatagattatataAGTTTAATAATTACTGAGCAGGGgtttttatatttgtaacaCAAGTTTTTGTTACTACTAACTAGCAGTACTACTACTGTATATTGAATACAATAGATTATTAGTCTAGATTACCAAATAATCAGTTGGATATTATTGAAGATTTAGAAATAAGTTCTTATGCTTaaatagtattaaaaaaaatctaaattgttacttagaaaaatatagatatagatGAATAAATAACTGATTTTACATAATGTTGACAAACATCATAAATGCTCTGTATACAAATCAGTTGAAAAACACACATGTGAATCACAAAAGCCCAAATCAAAGACAAATTCTCCAATCAATAAGTCTCTCACAAAAGACGTATCTTCACTTTTTTACCTGCTAATATCTTTGAATTTTAACAtcacaaaattaattattaaaaaaaacatgagcATAGTAATAATGATACAACATGGACCAAGTCCACAAGTTTAACAACAACAAGACGCAACACAACTTCCCTCCCAAAATCTCTCTGTTCTGTTTTGTCAAATCTCTCTCTCCCCACAAAAACCTCATCTTTAAGTCCTTTTTCATggcttgtcttcttcttcttcaacaacAATTCTACTCTCCCCACTCTGAAAAACCCAATCTTTAATGGAGATTCAACGACCAATCATCAAGCTCATGGTTCTCCACTCAAACCACGACAAAAGCGACAACCTTTCCCGACGAGAATCTCTCCCCGGCAAATCCAAATGGAGAATCTCCTTATCCCGAtctccctcttcctcttcttcaaaaTCCAACAACAGCTCGCCGTCGAAAACAGAGATTCCGACAGAATTCCTCTGTCCGATCTCCGGTTCCTTAATGGCCGACCCAGTCATCGTCTCCTCCGGTCACTCCTACGAACGAGCTTGCGTCATCGCTTCCAAAACCCTAGGGTTCACTCCAACCCCCTCACTCCCAACCTCGCCGCCGGATTTCTCCACCGTCATACCCAACCTCGCCTTGAAATCCGCAATTCTAAGCTGGTGCGACCGCCGGAGCCTCCCGCCGCCGAAGCCGCTCGATAACGCCGCCGCGGAGAAGCTCGTTCTCTCGCTGATGGAGAAAACTCATCACAGGCCGACGAGCAGGAAAGTCTCGATATCGGAGAAGGAGCTTATCCAAGCGATAAAGGACAAACCTTCGGTGAGACTCGACCACGCCGCGACGGAGCTTGACCGGAGACCTAACTACTTCAACTCGAGCTCCGACGAGTCCGTAGCCTCCTCGAGCCGCACGCTGCAGCTAGCGACTCGACCTAGCTGCTTCTCTTCACCTTCATCTGCAGAAATCGAATCCCTAGAACCAAACCCTAGCCCGGAGGAAGAAGCCTTGCTCGTGAAGCTAAAGAGCAATCGAATCTCTGATATCGAAGAGGCTTTGGTTTCGATCAGACGCGTCACGAGGCTCGACGAAGGTTCTAGAATCAGTTTATGTAGTGCGAGGCTAATCTCTTCCCTTAGGTCATTGATCGTTTCGAGATACGCTACGGTTCAGGTTAACGCAACAGCTGTTCTCGTGAATCTCTCTTTGGTGAAATCTAACAAAGTGAAGATCGTACGGTCAGGAATCGTTCCGCCGTTGATCGACGTTCTCAAATGCGGCTCCTCGGAAGCGCAGGAGCACTCCGCCGGAGCCATTTTCAGTTTGGCTCTCGAGGACGAGAACAAGACGGCGATCGGAGTTCTCGGAGCGTTGGAGCCGCTGCTTCATCTGATCCGAGTCGGGACTGAGTTGACTCGGCACGACTCGGCGCTTGCTCTGTATCATCTGTCGCTTGTGCAGAGCAACCGAGGGAAGCTCGTGAAGCTCGGAGCTGTTCAGGTGCTTTTGAGCATGGCGAGGTTGGGACAGACGATGAATAGGGTTCTGCTGATTCTCTGTAACATGGCTTCGTGTCCGGTGAGTCGACCCGCTTTGCTTGACTCGGGAGCTGTTGAGTGTATGGTTGGGATTCTGAGAGGGCCGAGGGAGGTCACTGAGTCGACGCGGGAGAGCTGTGTTGCGGTTTTGTATGGACTGAGTCACGACGGGGGGTTGAGGTTTAAAGGTTTGGCTATGGCGGCGAATGCCGTGGAGGAGCTGACGAAGGTGGAGAGGAGTGGGAGGGAGAGGGCGAAGCAGAAGGCGAAGAGGGTTTTGGAAGTGATGAGAGCTAAAATGGAAGATGATTCTTCGCCGGAGAATGAGGAGATTGATTGGGAAGAGCTGTTAAACTCCGGTAGTGTAACTCGGAGCCAGCATCGACTCGGTGGCGACGGTGACAAGTCACCTGTTAACTCGTCCGAGTTTTGACGTGTCATTTTAACTCGTAATTTCtttgcttttttatttttatttttatttatttatggattttaagctttttcttttcttacttattttataatttctaaataatagGCTTGAGGGTTGTAATTAGTTGGAGATGAGATTTTTCTTTTGTGAAATTTTATGGCTGGGGTGGAATATTCTTGTATTTTCTGGCAATTTGGTTGGGTGGCTTCTTTTTAAATCCCatccttatttttttttttttttccgccaaAGTTTTGATATTATAAGAAGAAAGGGCCAAGCCCAAACAAGGCCGAAGCCCGATTACAACGAAAACAAACGCAAGCCCAAACCCCTGGGGCAACATAAAAACTAAAACAGGCCCTCGGCCCACCCTAAGAAACCACCCGGCCCGCTGGCAAGCGCATCAAGGAGGCGGCTCGACACGTGGAGTGATCTGCTCCATTGACGCGAAACACGTCGACACCGCCTCGACTT
This window encodes:
- the LOC103863953 gene encoding U-box domain-containing protein 40, whose translation is MEIQRPIIKLMVLHSNHDKSDNLSRRESLPGKSKWRISLSRSPSSSSSKSNNSSPSKTEIPTEFLCPISGSLMADPVIVSSGHSYERACVIASKTLGFTPTPSLPTSPPDFSTVIPNLALKSAILSWCDRRSLPPPKPLDNAAAEKLVLSLMEKTHHRPTSRKVSISEKELIQAIKDKPSVRLDHAATELDRRPNYFNSSSDESVASSSRTLQLATRPSCFSSPSSAEIESLEPNPSPEEEALLVKLKSNRISDIEEALVSIRRVTRLDEGSRISLCSARLISSLRSLIVSRYATVQVNATAVLVNLSLVKSNKVKIVRSGIVPPLIDVLKCGSSEAQEHSAGAIFSLALEDENKTAIGVLGALEPLLHLIRVGTELTRHDSALALYHLSLVQSNRGKLVKLGAVQVLLSMARLGQTMNRVLLILCNMASCPVSRPALLDSGAVECMVGILRGPREVTESTRESCVAVLYGLSHDGGLRFKGLAMAANAVEELTKVERSGRERAKQKAKRVLEVMRAKMEDDSSPENEEIDWEELLNSGSVTRSQHRLGGDGDKSPVNSSEF